The Planctomycetota bacterium genome includes a region encoding these proteins:
- a CDS encoding DUF58 domain-containing protein, which yields MGDPRQYLDPKILSRLESLDLKARLIVEGFISGLHKSPFHGFSVEFAQHREYAPGDDLRRIDWKVYARSDRHYIKEYEEETNLVAYVLLDVSESMRYASGGLSKLEYGSYIAASLIYLMLNQRDSVGLALFDENVRRLIADSSNPGHRAELIDALENIRPAGRTELGQVLHHMVGQVRRRGMLIVISDLLTNAERLLAGLKHARHRRHEVIVFHVLDEAELTFPFEQLTLFRGMEGYPQLFAEPRSLREQYLRELEGFVTRVRDECVAHRIDYQQLSTSAPLDVALSSYLATRMGTTRT from the coding sequence ATGGGCGACCCACGACAGTACCTGGACCCGAAGATCCTCTCGAGACTGGAGAGTCTGGATCTGAAAGCGCGCCTGATCGTCGAGGGTTTCATTTCGGGCCTGCACAAGAGCCCGTTCCACGGCTTCAGCGTCGAGTTCGCCCAGCATCGCGAGTATGCGCCTGGCGACGACCTGCGCCGCATTGACTGGAAGGTGTACGCGCGGAGCGACCGCCACTACATCAAGGAGTACGAGGAGGAGACGAACCTCGTGGCGTACGTGCTCCTGGATGTCAGCGAGTCGATGCGATACGCCTCGGGCGGGCTGTCGAAGCTGGAGTATGGCTCCTACATCGCGGCCTCGCTGATCTACCTCATGCTGAATCAGCGCGATTCGGTGGGGCTGGCCCTCTTCGACGAAAACGTGCGGCGGCTCATCGCTGACTCGAGCAACCCCGGGCACCGTGCCGAGCTGATTGACGCCCTCGAGAACATCCGGCCTGCGGGGAGGACCGAGCTGGGGCAGGTGCTTCATCACATGGTCGGCCAGGTGCGCCGCCGCGGCATGCTCATCGTGATCTCGGACCTGCTGACGAACGCGGAGCGCCTGCTGGCCGGCCTCAAACACGCACGCCACCGGCGCCACGAGGTGATCGTCTTCCACGTCCTGGACGAGGCCGAGCTGACCTTCCCCTTCGAGCAGCTCACGCTGTTCCGGGGAATGGAGGGGTACCCGCAGCTTTTCGCCGAGCCGCGATCGCTGCGCGAGCAGTACCTGCGAGAGCTGGAGGGCTTCGTGACCCGCGTGCGCGACGAGTGCGTAGCGCACCGGATTGACTACCAGCAACTGAGCACGTCGGCGCCGCTCGATGTGGCGTTGTCGAGCTATCTTGCCACTCGAATGGGAACGACGAGGACCTAG
- a CDS encoding DUF2079 domain-containing protein — translation MGESENPAARAPESARTNLFLPSCLVLVAAASAALAFSFYFRGPNGDYNLYYITIPEAHVNEYIPSDASRTLAFPGLLAWSCLWGLLVVGGWLLVGGAMARAQRLPRRAALARSAAAFAPLVLLLAVPGHYWLGLPMTIGPVFLMIACIASCAVVIAHLLRPRCDGKVVAALCSMRGILLLCAAYSIVFSWLSLRQYYGLHLGYVDSGLFAEGLDHAARGGALRTNWVDAADPEFTALWGDTGLCFSWHCFFLLSPLSCLYRLWPAHEMLLILQSVALGVAGVAVYLLANAVLHHRFAAWCLAVAWWIAPTTAFVNLPSSYGFRPESLIPASVLWGLYALERRRFGWFVLCLIVALLIKETVVPIVVMAGGFMALGRRLWLAGALTALLGVGYYALATQVAIPYVFGRPYAFSPLLRQFGGSASEVVANVIGHPLDFIACILGTKTKVFFLLHMVVPVLFLPVLSPTAALVGAASFAMLAMASYYSKYIIPFGQQVEILAGLYLAAICGLRNACERPTAIHKWLLRSHVFRDRARVLVSAGVGLLVAGALANYFFFVRSVEWRQFRPARRARAVAELRQGTRRTGSLCASYRLASHFTDQEELYVAPIGLLQADQAVLDLYDSFVPLATMADYRARLLRSPRYGLVYARDGFLIFKRGASDPGVAGRFRITRDVRPRFTAGEPASEFATLLGYDATESDGSLELTLFWRCERETVADCAAVLLFRSDGERRAMRHLPTHGVLPTWAWRPGEVIRDPVSVPWVFGGGGDSPPLVSVRLEPLPEAGGRATVRAGPP, via the coding sequence ATGGGCGAGAGTGAGAATCCCGCGGCGAGAGCGCCTGAATCGGCTCGGACAAACCTCTTTCTGCCTTCCTGCCTGGTGCTGGTTGCGGCCGCGTCGGCGGCGTTAGCGTTTTCGTTCTACTTCCGCGGTCCGAACGGCGACTACAATCTCTACTACATCACCATTCCCGAAGCGCACGTCAACGAATACATCCCATCCGATGCCAGCCGCACGCTGGCCTTCCCTGGCCTGCTCGCGTGGTCCTGCCTGTGGGGTCTCCTCGTGGTTGGGGGATGGCTGCTCGTGGGCGGAGCGATGGCTCGGGCCCAGCGTCTGCCACGGCGTGCCGCCCTGGCGCGGTCGGCAGCGGCCTTCGCACCCCTGGTGCTGCTGCTGGCGGTGCCCGGGCACTACTGGCTCGGCCTGCCGATGACCATCGGACCCGTGTTCCTGATGATTGCCTGCATTGCCTCGTGCGCCGTGGTGATTGCCCACCTCCTGCGCCCGCGTTGCGATGGGAAAGTCGTGGCGGCCCTCTGTTCGATGCGTGGCATCCTCCTTCTCTGTGCGGCTTACTCTATCGTGTTCTCGTGGCTGAGCCTTCGACAGTACTACGGACTGCACCTGGGCTATGTGGACTCTGGGCTGTTCGCGGAGGGCCTGGACCATGCCGCCCGGGGCGGGGCGCTGCGGACGAACTGGGTGGACGCCGCGGACCCCGAGTTCACCGCGCTCTGGGGTGATACGGGGCTGTGCTTCAGTTGGCACTGCTTCTTCCTCCTTTCGCCCTTGAGCTGCCTCTACCGCCTCTGGCCCGCGCACGAGATGCTGCTGATCCTGCAATCGGTGGCGCTGGGGGTCGCCGGGGTTGCCGTGTATCTGCTGGCGAACGCCGTGCTGCATCATCGGTTCGCCGCATGGTGCCTGGCGGTCGCATGGTGGATCGCGCCCACGACGGCCTTCGTGAACCTGCCCTCGTCGTACGGGTTCCGCCCCGAGTCTCTCATTCCTGCCAGTGTGCTGTGGGGGCTCTACGCCCTGGAGCGCCGGCGGTTTGGCTGGTTTGTTCTGTGCCTGATCGTGGCGCTCCTGATCAAGGAGACGGTGGTGCCGATCGTCGTCATGGCGGGCGGGTTCATGGCGCTCGGCCGGCGGCTCTGGCTTGCTGGCGCGCTCACCGCGCTCCTTGGCGTGGGCTACTACGCCCTGGCCACGCAGGTGGCGATCCCCTATGTCTTCGGCCGCCCCTATGCCTTCAGCCCCCTGCTCCGCCAGTTCGGCGGCAGCGCGAGCGAGGTGGTGGCGAACGTGATTGGGCACCCCCTGGACTTCATCGCTTGCATCCTCGGCACGAAGACGAAGGTCTTCTTCCTCCTGCACATGGTCGTGCCCGTGCTGTTTCTGCCGGTTCTAAGCCCGACAGCGGCGCTTGTCGGTGCGGCGAGCTTTGCCATGCTGGCTATGGCCAGCTACTACAGCAAGTACATCATCCCCTTCGGTCAGCAGGTGGAAATCCTGGCGGGGCTCTATCTGGCGGCAATCTGCGGGCTCAGGAACGCGTGCGAGCGCCCGACGGCCATCCACAAGTGGCTCTTGCGTTCCCACGTTTTCCGCGACCGCGCCAGGGTGCTGGTGTCGGCAGGCGTTGGGCTTCTGGTCGCGGGCGCGCTGGCCAACTACTTCTTCTTCGTGCGGTCGGTCGAGTGGAGGCAGTTCCGCCCGGCCCGCCGGGCGCGAGCGGTTGCGGAACTGAGGCAGGGGACCCGCCGGACCGGCTCGCTCTGCGCCAGCTATCGGCTCGCCTCGCACTTCACGGACCAGGAGGAACTGTATGTGGCTCCCATCGGCCTCCTTCAGGCCGACCAGGCGGTCCTCGACCTCTACGATAGCTTCGTGCCGCTGGCGACGATGGCGGACTACCGCGCGCGGCTCCTCCGATCGCCCCGGTACGGGCTCGTCTACGCGCGGGACGGATTCCTGATCTTCAAGAGGGGGGCGAGCGACCCGGGCGTCGCCGGGCGATTCAGGATCACACGCGACGTCCGGCCCCGATTCACCGCAGGCGAGCCAGCGAGCGAGTTCGCCACCCTGCTCGGCTATGACGCCACGGAGTCAGATGGCTCTCTGGAACTCACGCTCTTCTGGCGCTGCGAGCGCGAGACCGTCGCCGACTGCGCCGCTGTCCTGCTGTTCCGTTCCGACGGCGAGAGGCGGGCGATGCGGCACCTGCCCACACACGGCGTCCTGCCCACCTGGGCCTGGCGGCCCGGGGAGGTGATTCGAGACCCCGTCTCGGTGCCTTGGGTCTTCGGGGGTGGAGGCGATTCGCCTCCGCTGGTGAGCGTGCGGCTCGAGCCACTTCCAGAGGCCGGCGGGCGGGCGACGGTTCGGGCCGGCCCGCCGTAG